One genomic segment of Micromonospora sp. WMMC415 includes these proteins:
- a CDS encoding aldehyde dehydrogenase family protein produces the protein MKGNFIGGEWVGSASGRTRERRNPADERDVVAVFPDSDAKDAHDAVTAVAAGYREWAERGPEARAAVLHRAADVLAARADDLARELVREEGKTLAEALTETRRTPANLRFYAGEALRVAGRTYATGDGSLVYTSREPVGIVVAVTPWNFPLNIPSRKLGPALAAGNGVVFKPSEVTPLMGQRLVEALLEAGVPAGALALVQGGGEAGAALVADRRVGAVTFTGSSDVGAAIHLAVGPSQRCQLEMGGKNPVIVLEDADLDRAADIVVRGAFGLSGQACTGTSRLIVHDAVHDALVERVVVLARARRVGDGLADGVQMGPLATRAQRDKTRLYLDLAAAAGAHLRAGDEPLGPGLEHGNFVRPAVFTDVDPSSPLAQEEVFGPVLAVLRVDSFDEAISVANDTAYGLSAGIVTRDVGRALDFARRVDSGLVKVNQPTTGMAMNAPFGGLRNSSTQTFKEQAGETMMHFYTVDKTVYVAS, from the coding sequence GTGAAGGGCAACTTCATCGGTGGCGAGTGGGTGGGCTCGGCCAGCGGGCGTACGCGCGAGCGACGGAACCCGGCTGACGAGCGCGACGTCGTCGCGGTCTTTCCGGACTCCGACGCGAAGGACGCCCACGACGCGGTGACCGCGGTCGCGGCGGGCTACCGGGAATGGGCGGAGCGCGGTCCGGAGGCGCGGGCGGCAGTCCTGCACCGGGCCGCGGACGTCCTCGCCGCCCGCGCCGACGACCTCGCCCGGGAACTGGTCCGCGAGGAGGGCAAGACGCTCGCCGAGGCGCTCACCGAGACCCGCCGCACCCCGGCAAACCTGCGGTTCTACGCGGGTGAGGCGCTGCGCGTCGCGGGCCGCACGTACGCCACCGGCGACGGCAGCCTCGTCTACACCTCCCGGGAACCCGTCGGGATCGTCGTGGCCGTCACGCCGTGGAACTTCCCGCTGAACATCCCCTCCCGCAAGCTGGGACCGGCCCTTGCGGCGGGCAACGGGGTAGTGTTCAAGCCGAGCGAGGTGACCCCGCTGATGGGGCAGCGGCTGGTCGAGGCGCTGCTGGAGGCGGGTGTCCCGGCCGGTGCGCTCGCCCTCGTGCAGGGTGGCGGGGAGGCCGGCGCGGCATTGGTCGCGGATCGGCGGGTGGGGGCGGTGACGTTCACCGGCTCGTCTGACGTCGGAGCGGCCATCCATTTGGCGGTCGGACCGAGCCAGCGCTGCCAACTGGAGATGGGCGGCAAGAATCCGGTGATCGTGCTGGAGGATGCCGACCTGGACCGGGCGGCCGACATCGTGGTCCGCGGGGCGTTCGGCCTCAGCGGCCAGGCGTGCACCGGCACCAGCCGCCTGATCGTGCACGACGCGGTGCACGACGCGCTCGTCGAGCGGGTGGTCGTCCTCGCTCGCGCCCGTCGGGTGGGCGACGGGCTCGCCGACGGGGTGCAGATGGGCCCCCTCGCAACCCGCGCCCAACGGGACAAGACTCGGCTGTACCTGGACCTCGCGGCGGCCGCCGGCGCTCACCTGCGCGCCGGTGACGAGCCGCTCGGCCCGGGCCTGGAACACGGCAACTTCGTCCGCCCGGCGGTCTTCACCGACGTCGACCCGTCGTCACCGCTGGCGCAGGAGGAGGTCTTCGGTCCGGTCCTCGCCGTGCTGCGCGTCGACTCCTTCGACGAGGCGATCAGCGTCGCCAACGACACGGCGTACGGGTTGTCGGCCGGGATCGTCACCCGCGACGTCGGCCGCGCACTCGACTTCGCCCGGCGGGTCGACAGCGGCCTGGTGAAGGTCAACCAGCCCACCACCGGCATGGCGATGAACGCGCCGTTCGGTGGGCTCAGGAACTCCAGCACCCAGACGTTCAAGGAACAGGCAGGGGAGACGATGATGCACTTCT